From the genome of Caminibacter pacificus, one region includes:
- a CDS encoding PAS domain-containing protein, whose product MNKRYIIDEEVKFEDVNPTNRPVVSRTDIHGNILYVNSVFANMCGYKKEEMLGRPHRIIRHPDMPKKVFEEMWETIKAGKEWHGFVKNLRKDGRYYWVDAHISPVKKNGKIVGYISVRRAVNDDIKREMERVYAEMRENERSF is encoded by the coding sequence ATGAATAAGCGCTATATAATCGATGAAGAAGTTAAATTTGAAGATGTTAATCCTACAAACAGACCGGTTGTAAGCAGAACCGATATCCACGGAAATATTTTGTATGTTAATTCGGTATTCGCAAATATGTGCGGATATAAAAAAGAAGAGATGCTTGGCCGTCCGCATAGAATCATCAGACACCCTGATATGCCGAAAAAAGTGTTTGAAGAGATGTGGGAAACGATAAAAGCGGGAAAAGAATGGCATGGATTTGTTAAAAATTTGAGAAAAGACGGCCGATATTATTGGGTGGACGCTCATATTTCGCCTGTAAAGAAAAATGGAAAAATAGTGGGCTATATCTCTGTAAGAAGAGCTGTAAATGACGATATTAAAAGGGAAATGGAGAGAGTGTATGCTGAGATGAGGGAGAATGAACGTTCATTTTGA
- a CDS encoding branched-chain amino acid ABC transporter permease translates to MSIGFILQQIINGFSLGSMYALIAIGYTLVYGVLRLINFAHGDIMMVGAFMAFIFFKILGLNFYVAVLFSIIFTAIVGILTYVSAYKPLLDKGAPKISLLITAIGISFFLESLFNVIANQYLGGTYQAFYFPKWFSHIIHIGNVTIPVLTIIVPVLTLLLLGVVLFILYKTKVGIAIRALAFDITTVKLMGANSNMIIAFVFALGSALAAIGGIAYAMAYPSIDPYMGMLVGLKAFAAAVVGGIGSVTGAVIGGFILGFAEVAIPGFFPELGGWKDAFAFIFLIFVLLFKPTGIMGIDFERQRF, encoded by the coding sequence ATGAGTATCGGGTTTATCCTGCAACAAATTATCAACGGCTTTTCTCTTGGAAGTATGTATGCCTTGATTGCTATCGGGTATACGCTTGTATACGGGGTGTTGAGACTTATTAACTTCGCACACGGCGATATTATGATGGTCGGTGCGTTTATGGCATTTATTTTCTTTAAGATTTTAGGGCTTAATTTTTACGTAGCTGTGTTGTTTTCTATTATTTTTACCGCAATTGTTGGTATTCTAACTTACGTGAGCGCCTATAAACCTCTACTTGACAAAGGCGCTCCTAAAATTTCTCTTTTAATTACCGCTATTGGTATTTCGTTTTTCTTGGAATCTTTATTTAACGTAATTGCAAACCAATATTTAGGCGGGACATATCAGGCTTTTTATTTTCCGAAATGGTTTTCTCATATTATCCATATCGGTAACGTAACTATTCCGGTACTTACGATTATCGTGCCTGTTTTGACTCTGTTGCTTTTAGGGGTTGTATTGTTTATTCTTTATAAAACGAAAGTGGGGATTGCTATTAGGGCTCTTGCGTTTGATATCACTACTGTAAAACTTATGGGTGCGAATTCGAATATGATTATCGCTTTTGTTTTTGCGTTAGGTAGTGCCCTTGCAGCGATAGGTGGTATTGCTTATGCTATGGCATATCCGAGTATCGACCCTTATATGGGGATGCTTGTAGGTCTAAAAGCGTTCGCAGCTGCTGTTGTTGGAGGAATCGGGAGTGTAACAGGAGCGGTAATCGGTGGATTTATTTTGGGATTTGCCGAAGTTGCTATTCCAGGATTTTTCCCTGAACTTGGGGGATGGAAAGACGCTTTTGCATTTATTTTCTTGATTTTCGTATTGTTATTCAAACCGACCGGAATTATGGGTATCGACTTTGAAAGACAAAGGTTTTAA
- a CDS encoding PAS domain-containing protein, giving the protein MSDFNITNEMKFLDEFEFLNKPIITRTDKEGNIIFANSLFSKMSGFSRAEYLGRPHNIVRHPDMPKAIFEQLWDMILLGKAWSGYIKNKTKCGKFYWVEAFIQPEYENGIITGFASLQRRVSIKIVRRYEKIYKEMRLKELTRG; this is encoded by the coding sequence ATGAGCGATTTCAATATTACAAACGAAATGAAATTTTTGGATGAGTTTGAGTTTCTAAACAAACCGATTATAACAAGAACAGATAAAGAGGGGAATATAATTTTTGCCAATTCTTTATTTAGCAAAATGAGCGGTTTTTCAAGAGCCGAATATTTAGGGCGTCCTCACAATATCGTAAGACATCCCGATATGCCAAAAGCTATTTTCGAACAATTATGGGATATGATTTTGCTCGGGAAAGCTTGGAGCGGATATATTAAGAACAAAACAAAATGCGGAAAGTTTTATTGGGTTGAAGCGTTTATTCAACCTGAATATGAAAACGGAATTATTACGGGATTTGCTTCTTTGCAAAGAAGAGTTTCTATTAAAATCGTTAGACGTTACGAAAAAATTTATAAAGAAATGAGACTTAAGGAGCTAACAAGAGGATAA
- a CDS encoding tetratricopeptide repeat protein, whose product MAQEDNVIVIEPEEEQKQKKNKLILIIIIVLLLVIIMLLILLAVVVTKKKEQKKDNFNVNQIVKKLEKKHIPKNEINILVKKATILYKSGQKEKALEILTKLSAFAKSLSMYNLGVIKIKEKNYKEALKYFQKAIQNKENRTLSAINAAYCALMLKDYKLFDYYRNLAYTFLPEIAKNKNYPFYYAVVMYYMGYEYESIPALIQPTDFEEKSKRLLGNIYEYYNDPKKASLYVEKSLYKGLDLARAGEYESARSYLKNSDSKIGEFALGLVDLKLSYFKEASRIFKKFANENIYPIKVFLKPSLFEVKTAQKEFQKTFLKKRNDYYDLFFYFAPYKVFNVNMTIDYLKKGIAGIPLNSIEEATHYLKKTAKYSTLNIKIAKAIKYAINGHIYLANNEFQKLIKTNPDSYILHYNLALTYAQLGDYLNAYKHFLRAYHLNPYDLKSGIFALFAADKSNIQNKYLLASVKEDLINNPLEDAMLAIYSHDTVKMAAFAEKEEKATPMWILTKLTIKALFNKDFTYEALKLKSMFEKDLIANLLYFYASNKDEPIQKLAQSYQSFFMTMKVNLNDFYYGAKIARDWYFEFAKISGLLYRVRLQLLQKAKTETFDIIPVLKRLAYADLFTKHFEESYTIYNDLINNKNVEDAHTMYHAAVAAIGAGHHANAVALMELAKLKNPKYLEARYGLGLLWQEANNLNAASIQYAKIKDGFTSKFFDFNIKNPIK is encoded by the coding sequence GTGGCCCAAGAAGATAATGTAATAGTAATAGAGCCAGAAGAAGAACAAAAACAGAAAAAAAACAAACTTATATTAATAATCATTATCGTTCTTCTTTTGGTGATTATTATGCTTTTAATACTTCTCGCCGTTGTCGTTACAAAGAAAAAAGAGCAAAAAAAAGATAATTTTAACGTTAATCAAATAGTAAAAAAACTTGAAAAAAAACATATCCCGAAAAACGAAATAAATATTCTCGTAAAAAAAGCTACCATACTATATAAAAGCGGTCAAAAAGAAAAAGCTCTTGAAATACTCACGAAACTTTCGGCTTTTGCGAAAAGTCTCTCAATGTATAATTTGGGAGTGATAAAAATAAAAGAAAAAAACTACAAAGAAGCCCTCAAATATTTCCAAAAAGCAATCCAAAACAAAGAAAACAGAACCCTAAGCGCCATTAACGCGGCATACTGCGCTTTGATGCTTAAAGATTACAAACTTTTCGATTATTACCGAAACTTAGCATATACGTTCTTGCCGGAAATAGCAAAAAACAAAAACTATCCGTTTTATTATGCGGTTGTGATGTATTATATGGGATACGAATACGAATCTATCCCCGCACTTATCCAACCTACCGATTTCGAAGAAAAAAGCAAACGATTATTAGGAAACATTTACGAATACTACAACGACCCGAAAAAAGCCTCTTTATACGTAGAAAAAAGTCTCTATAAAGGGCTTGATTTAGCAAGAGCCGGAGAGTATGAAAGTGCGAGAAGTTATCTCAAAAACAGCGATTCTAAAATCGGAGAATTCGCTCTTGGACTTGTGGATTTGAAACTATCTTATTTCAAAGAAGCGAGTAGAATATTTAAAAAATTCGCAAACGAAAACATCTACCCTATAAAAGTTTTCCTAAAACCTTCCCTTTTTGAAGTAAAAACCGCTCAAAAAGAGTTTCAAAAGACATTCCTAAAAAAAAGAAACGACTATTACGACCTATTTTTCTACTTCGCCCCATATAAAGTATTCAATGTCAATATGACAATCGATTATCTAAAAAAAGGTATTGCGGGTATTCCGCTAAATTCGATAGAAGAAGCTACTCACTACCTCAAAAAAACGGCAAAATATTCTACACTTAACATCAAAATAGCAAAAGCCATAAAATACGCAATAAACGGACATATTTATCTCGCAAACAACGAATTTCAAAAACTCATAAAAACAAACCCCGATTCATATATTCTTCATTACAATTTAGCCCTAACATACGCACAACTCGGGGATTATCTAAACGCTTATAAACATTTCCTAAGAGCCTACCACCTAAACCCTTACGACCTAAAAAGCGGTATTTTCGCTCTTTTTGCAGCCGATAAAAGCAATATCCAAAACAAATACCTTTTAGCTTCGGTAAAAGAAGATTTGATAAACAATCCTCTTGAAGACGCAATGCTCGCCATTTATTCTCACGACACCGTAAAAATGGCGGCGTTCGCCGAAAAAGAAGAAAAAGCCACTCCGATGTGGATTTTAACAAAACTAACTATTAAAGCGTTATTCAACAAAGATTTCACCTACGAAGCTTTAAAATTAAAAAGCATGTTCGAAAAAGACCTTATTGCCAATCTTTTATATTTTTACGCTTCGAATAAAGACGAGCCGATTCAAAAATTAGCCCAAAGTTATCAAAGTTTTTTTATGACTATGAAAGTAAATTTAAACGACTTTTACTACGGAGCGAAAATAGCAAGAGATTGGTATTTCGAATTTGCCAAAATTTCAGGGCTTTTATATAGAGTCAGATTACAGCTTTTACAAAAAGCGAAAACCGAAACGTTTGACATAATCCCGGTACTTAAAAGACTCGCTTATGCGGATTTATTTACAAAACATTTCGAAGAGAGCTATACAATATATAACGACCTAATCAACAACAAAAACGTAGAAGACGCCCACACAATGTATCACGCGGCCGTCGCAGCAATAGGTGCTGGACATCACGCAAACGCGGTCGCTTTAATGGAACTTGCTAAACTCAAAAATCCTAAATATTTAGAAGCGAGATACGGTCTTGGACTTCTTTGGCAAGAAGCGAATAACCTAAACGCAGCTTCAATTCAATACGCTAAAATAAAAGACGGATTCACTTCAAAATTTTTCGATTTCAATATCAAAAACCCTATAAAATAA
- a CDS encoding alpha/beta hydrolase, whose amino-acid sequence MNSNVLEKIFFLFLFLLLVYIISALYLYLTQNSKVFQRKYAKEYTPKYAKKLYFTTSDGKRLEGAYLENKKGAPLVLYFSGNANNVIEFIDNIAVNIKDYNFLGFNYPGYAGSEGEPCEECILKYALEIFDKYKPQILIGRSLGTAVATYVAANRDVEKLVLITPFDSIEHIAQIRYPILPISLLLKHKFKEVEWIKNVKAPVSVLFVKNDDIIPQKSIDNLLKHIPNLNKKIEIEGVTHGRIYEYPNISKVIEELLK is encoded by the coding sequence TTGAATTCTAATGTTTTAGAGAAAATCTTTTTTCTCTTTTTATTTCTTCTTTTAGTTTATATCATCTCCGCTTTATATCTCTATTTGACGCAAAATTCAAAGGTTTTCCAAAGAAAATACGCAAAAGAATATACCCCGAAATACGCTAAAAAACTCTATTTTACAACAAGTGACGGGAAAAGACTTGAGGGAGCTTATCTTGAAAATAAAAAAGGTGCTCCTTTAGTATTATATTTTAGCGGAAACGCAAATAACGTTATCGAGTTTATAGATAATATTGCCGTAAATATTAAAGATTATAACTTTTTGGGCTTTAATTATCCGGGATACGCCGGAAGCGAGGGTGAGCCGTGTGAAGAGTGTATTTTAAAATACGCACTCGAAATATTCGACAAATACAAACCTCAAATATTAATAGGGCGAAGTTTAGGTACGGCAGTGGCAACTTACGTTGCTGCAAATAGAGATGTTGAAAAGCTCGTGCTTATAACTCCTTTTGATAGTATCGAGCATATTGCTCAAATAAGATATCCGATTCTTCCGATATCTTTGCTATTAAAACATAAATTTAAAGAAGTGGAATGGATAAAAAACGTTAAAGCTCCCGTAAGTGTTTTGTTTGTCAAAAATGATGACATTATTCCTCAAAAATCTATCGACAACCTCCTAAAACATATTCCAAACCTAAATAAAAAAATCGAAATAGAGGGCGTAACCCACGGCCGGATATACGAATATCCGAATATTTCAAAAGTGATAGAGGAACTACTAAAATAA
- a CDS encoding thiazole synthase, with the protein MSDILKIGKYEFTSRLIVGSGKYPDFKTTRDATLASGAEMITVAVRRVNILDPNEENLMDYFKDTDVQILPNSAGCTTAEEAITLFRLVREATGIDIIKLEVIGDTAKTLYPDVLETLKACEVLAKEDFTVMAYTNDDPIMAKRLENAGAAAVMPLAAPIGSGLGVQNRYNVVFVKDAVNVPVIVDAGIGTASDAAVAMELGADGVLTNTAIAQAKNPIAMAEAMKHAVIAGRMAYKAGRIPKKPYATASSPLEGLIEF; encoded by the coding sequence ATGAGTGATATTTTAAAAATCGGAAAATACGAATTTACAAGCAGACTTATTGTAGGAAGCGGAAAATATCCTGATTTCAAAACAACACGCGACGCGACTCTTGCGAGCGGTGCGGAGATGATTACGGTAGCTGTTAGAAGAGTGAATATTTTAGACCCGAACGAAGAAAACTTAATGGACTATTTCAAAGACACCGACGTTCAAATTCTTCCGAATTCTGCCGGATGTACGACGGCGGAAGAAGCTATTACGCTTTTTAGACTTGTAAGGGAAGCTACGGGAATCGATATTATTAAACTCGAAGTTATCGGAGATACCGCAAAAACATTATATCCAGACGTACTTGAAACTCTAAAAGCTTGCGAAGTACTCGCAAAAGAAGATTTTACGGTTATGGCATACACAAACGACGATCCGATTATGGCAAAAAGACTCGAAAACGCAGGAGCTGCTGCGGTAATGCCTCTTGCTGCGCCTATCGGAAGCGGTCTTGGTGTTCAAAATAGATACAACGTAGTATTCGTAAAAGATGCCGTAAACGTACCGGTAATCGTAGATGCGGGGATTGGTACGGCAAGTGACGCGGCCGTAGCTATGGAGCTTGGGGCTGACGGAGTGCTTACGAATACGGCTATCGCTCAAGCAAAAAATCCTATTGCAATGGCAGAAGCAATGAAACACGCCGTAATTGCCGGAAGAATGGCGTATAAAGCCGGAAGAATTCCGAAAAAACCTTATGCTACGGCAAGTTCTCCTCTTGAGGGATTAATTGAATTCTAA
- the serS gene encoding serine--tRNA ligase — protein MIDLKLLEKDFENVSERLKLKGVDENILKEIKSLFESKKKLLEQIQTLQNKRNTLSKEIGKLMKEGKKEEAEKIKQEVAKIKEEIDFLDEKLKKIDENLMQKALIIPNIPDNDVPVGKDENDNVEIKRVGEIPQFDFEPKSHDELGEKLGWLDFQRGVKLAKSRFTVMKNEAARLERALINFFLDHNREWGFEEVWVPLMVNKETMTGTGQLPKFEEDLFKIEDENLYLIPTAEVPLTNLFRDEIIQDLDKPIKLTAYTPCFRKEAGSYGKDTKGIIRQHQFDKVELVAVTRPEDSDKMFEEMVECASNALEKLGLPYRQVMLCTGDLGFSAAKTIDLEVWIPSQNKYREISSVSNTRDFQARRAKIRYKDGKKNRLVHTLNGSSLAVGRTLVAIMENYQTKDGKIEIPEVLKKYL, from the coding sequence ATGATAGATTTAAAGCTTCTTGAAAAAGATTTCGAGAACGTTTCTGAGAGACTGAAACTAAAAGGTGTTGATGAAAATATATTAAAAGAAATAAAAAGCCTTTTTGAAAGCAAAAAAAAGCTCTTAGAGCAGATTCAAACACTCCAAAACAAAAGAAACACTCTCTCAAAAGAGATTGGAAAATTAATGAAAGAAGGCAAAAAAGAAGAAGCCGAAAAAATAAAACAAGAAGTCGCGAAAATCAAAGAGGAAATAGATTTTCTTGATGAAAAACTCAAAAAAATAGACGAAAACCTTATGCAAAAAGCCCTTATCATCCCTAATATTCCGGATAACGACGTACCCGTAGGAAAAGACGAAAACGACAACGTGGAAATTAAAAGAGTAGGAGAAATTCCTCAATTCGATTTCGAACCGAAAAGCCACGACGAACTCGGGGAGAAACTCGGTTGGCTCGATTTCCAAAGAGGCGTAAAACTCGCAAAAAGCCGCTTTACCGTTATGAAAAACGAAGCGGCAAGACTCGAGAGAGCTTTAATAAACTTTTTTTTGGACCACAACAGAGAGTGGGGGTTTGAGGAAGTTTGGGTGCCTCTTATGGTAAATAAAGAAACAATGACCGGAACCGGACAACTTCCTAAATTCGAAGAGGATTTATTCAAAATCGAAGATGAAAACCTATACCTCATCCCGACAGCAGAAGTACCACTTACAAATCTCTTTAGAGACGAAATCATACAAGATTTGGATAAACCTATCAAACTAACGGCTTATACTCCGTGCTTTAGAAAAGAAGCCGGAAGCTACGGAAAAGACACCAAAGGTATCATCCGCCAGCACCAATTCGACAAAGTCGAACTCGTAGCCGTTACGCGTCCGGAAGATAGCGATAAGATGTTTGAAGAGATGGTCGAATGTGCAAGCAACGCTCTTGAAAAATTAGGACTTCCATATAGACAAGTGATGCTTTGCACCGGAGATTTGGGATTTAGTGCGGCAAAAACTATAGATTTGGAAGTATGGATTCCAAGCCAAAACAAATATAGAGAAATAAGCTCGGTTTCAAATACCAGAGATTTCCAAGCAAGACGTGCCAAAATCAGATATAAAGACGGCAAAAAAAATCGTCTCGTACATACTTTAAACGGGAGCAGCTTAGCTGTCGGAAGAACGCTTGTGGCTATTATGGAAAACTATCAAACAAAAGACGGAAAAATCGAAATACCTGAAGTTCTAAAAAAATATTTATAA
- a CDS encoding branched-chain amino acid ABC transporter permease, producing the protein MMSAKKYFALIAAVTAVFIAFLYFSPKLFNSYTLIVLGNIYIFIILAVSYNLINGVTGQFSLEPNGFVAIGAYVTAILMLSPEVKEELYMLAEPLPLIRDVFLPNPFLTLLISGIVAALVALTLAFPVFRVRGDYLAIVTLGFGFIIRIFLINNPEISNGSMGLDSIPGFASYFWIGIACLLTVILIYNVVYSKYGRAMKAVRDDEDAALAMGVNTFKIKTLAFMTSAFFEGVGGGLLASSIGAISPDQFTFMLTFQLLIIIVLGGLGSMSGAILGTILVLGGMELLRPLDDANWHLGSIHGIPGLRMVIFSLLLLLIMLFARRGLLGDKEIWDYFKLKKNGVK; encoded by the coding sequence ATGATGAGCGCAAAAAAATACTTTGCTTTAATAGCGGCTGTTACGGCTGTTTTTATAGCTTTTTTATACTTTTCACCGAAACTCTTTAACAGTTATACGTTAATTGTTCTTGGTAATATTTACATTTTTATTATTTTGGCTGTTAGTTACAACCTTATCAACGGTGTAACGGGACAATTCTCGCTCGAGCCGAACGGATTTGTCGCAATAGGTGCTTATGTTACGGCTATTTTGATGTTATCACCGGAAGTAAAAGAAGAACTCTATATGCTGGCGGAGCCGTTGCCGCTTATAAGAGACGTGTTTTTGCCTAATCCGTTTTTAACGCTTTTGATAAGCGGTATTGTTGCAGCGCTTGTGGCATTGACTTTAGCTTTTCCTGTTTTTAGGGTTAGAGGAGACTATCTTGCTATCGTAACGCTTGGATTCGGGTTTATTATCAGAATCTTTTTAATCAATAACCCTGAAATTTCAAACGGTTCTATGGGACTTGATTCAATTCCCGGGTTTGCGAGTTATTTTTGGATAGGTATTGCTTGTCTTTTGACGGTGATATTGATTTATAACGTCGTATATTCTAAGTACGGACGTGCGATGAAAGCCGTAAGAGACGACGAAGACGCGGCACTTGCCATGGGTGTTAATACATTCAAAATCAAAACTCTTGCGTTTATGACGAGTGCGTTTTTTGAGGGAGTAGGCGGAGGACTTCTTGCAAGTTCAATCGGTGCTATTAGTCCGGATCAATTTACTTTTATGCTTACGTTCCAATTATTGATTATTATCGTACTGGGCGGGCTTGGAAGTATGAGCGGTGCAATTTTGGGTACTATTTTGGTGCTCGGAGGAATGGAGCTTTTAAGACCGCTTGACGATGCGAACTGGCATTTAGGTTCTATTCACGGAATTCCTGGACTTAGAATGGTTATTTTCAGTCTATTATTGCTTTTGATTATGCTTTTTGCAAGAAGAGGACTTCTTGGAGACAAAGAGATTTGGGATTATTTCAAACTCAAAAAAAACGGTGTGAAGTAA
- a CDS encoding diguanylate cyclase domain-containing protein, whose amino-acid sequence MGFSLPVKLKDGIYWVGCDSARLLNSNMYLIKDEDVGVLVDPAWSQSGCFYDKLSTLMDLDKIKYVIVQNYEPDTVKALELLKKTLKDFQIVTHWKISMFLNKFDLNVPMYIIDENDWKLKLPTKDLEFIFTPFNYFAGSFCTYDKTSKTVFSGELFSVVKNKFGLYVDKEPLYLYSLKTFHKLYLPLEYAKKAVKNIPEEVELIAPKYGSVLEDEFIPKAKKEILSIEKEFDFDSVREEIMSNLYKDLVYLDFKDAFKNLFKNLQKAIESIIMLELKVENETLHQGLNKSKSIIKKDGEIEGINAELSVGLSNSGLNEELTQFLESLLDRLLYPLVNSYKREQILNKNKYERNPILDPLTGLFSVEYLEFLKPKLKQSVRYKFPITMGVVNIDFDEQTGKLYKECIIREAAKYLQNHFRSSDVLLRIDEGKFLIVMPFTFEKDAKKKLMSVIDGLNQKAFCGTKNMHVKAEASVLEYDKESTLEDFLKKLDKSTFEPIFITQLS is encoded by the coding sequence ATGGGCTTTTCATTACCTGTAAAACTTAAAGACGGAATTTATTGGGTAGGTTGCGACAGCGCAAGACTTCTTAATTCCAATATGTATCTTATTAAAGATGAAGACGTAGGAGTTTTGGTAGATCCGGCATGGAGTCAGTCAGGGTGTTTTTATGACAAGCTTTCTACTCTTATGGATTTGGATAAAATCAAATACGTTATCGTTCAAAATTATGAACCGGATACCGTAAAAGCTCTTGAACTTCTTAAAAAAACGCTTAAAGATTTTCAAATCGTAACACATTGGAAAATTTCTATGTTTTTAAATAAATTCGATTTAAACGTACCAATGTATATTATTGACGAAAACGATTGGAAACTTAAACTTCCGACAAAAGATTTGGAATTTATTTTTACGCCGTTTAATTATTTTGCGGGAAGTTTTTGTACGTATGACAAAACCTCAAAAACAGTATTTAGCGGAGAGCTTTTTAGTGTCGTGAAAAACAAATTCGGTCTTTACGTGGATAAAGAACCGTTGTATTTGTATTCTTTAAAAACGTTTCATAAGCTATATTTACCTCTTGAATACGCAAAAAAAGCGGTAAAAAACATACCTGAAGAAGTAGAGCTTATAGCGCCTAAATACGGAAGCGTACTTGAAGACGAGTTTATTCCTAAAGCCAAAAAAGAGATTTTATCTATCGAAAAAGAGTTTGATTTCGATAGCGTAAGAGAAGAGATTATGAGTAATCTCTACAAAGATTTGGTATATCTTGATTTTAAAGATGCGTTTAAAAACTTATTTAAAAATCTCCAAAAAGCTATCGAATCGATTATTATGCTTGAATTAAAAGTCGAAAACGAAACTCTTCATCAAGGACTTAACAAGTCAAAAAGTATAATTAAAAAAGACGGAGAAATAGAAGGAATTAATGCCGAATTATCGGTAGGATTAAGCAACTCCGGATTAAATGAAGAGCTGACTCAGTTTCTTGAAAGTTTATTAGATAGACTTTTATATCCTCTTGTTAATTCATATAAAAGAGAACAAATTCTTAATAAAAACAAATATGAAAGAAATCCTATTTTAGATCCGTTAACAGGACTATTCAGTGTAGAATATTTAGAATTTTTAAAACCTAAACTTAAACAGTCTGTCAGATATAAGTTTCCTATTACAATGGGAGTTGTGAATATAGACTTTGACGAACAAACCGGAAAACTTTACAAAGAGTGTATTATTAGAGAAGCGGCTAAATATTTACAAAATCATTTTAGAAGTTCGGACGTTCTTTTGAGAATCGACGAAGGTAAGTTTTTAATTGTTATGCCGTTTACGTTTGAAAAAGACGCTAAGAAAAAATTAATGTCCGTAATTGACGGATTGAATCAAAAAGCGTTTTGCGGTACAAAAAATATGCATGTAAAAGCTGAAGCTTCAGTATTGGAATACGATAAAGAATCTACTTTAGAAGATTTTCTTAAAAAACTTGACAAATCAACTTTTGAACCGATTTTTATCACCCAATTATCATAA
- a CDS encoding ABC transporter substrate-binding protein encodes MKKGLLLLGLSAFAATALMAAEIKVGILQPLTGPIASFGQKTLDGIKLVHEKYNKLPNGDTIKLVIVDNQFDKIQTVNGYNRLASDDKVVAIEGPLASSMALSIKRFANDTKTPTVTQIATNPRVTKNTKYITRACFTDDFQGTVAAKYALKHHLNNAVVVFDMKQDYSVGLAKAFQKAYKKGGGKILKVLYINSGDKDFNAQVAQIKRLNPKFIYTPIYAPEEGLFLRQLRAAGVKAPVMGGDGIADPGLLKKLAGSAANGVMYTDHFDAAKAPTPLSAQFIKDFKAKYGRLPSAFAATGADGYLLIYNAVKQCDTNANKADLAKFKACVNNAIRHTKNLEAVTGYLTIDPNTGNPINKPAVIEKIVDGKTEFVELVKP; translated from the coding sequence ATGAAAAAAGGTTTATTGTTACTCGGTCTTAGTGCGTTCGCGGCAACTGCACTAATGGCTGCCGAAATTAAAGTTGGTATTTTACAACCTCTAACAGGTCCAATTGCATCATTCGGTCAAAAAACACTTGACGGAATTAAACTAGTACATGAAAAATACAACAAACTTCCAAACGGAGACACTATCAAATTGGTAATCGTTGATAACCAATTCGATAAAATCCAAACAGTAAACGGATACAACAGATTGGCAAGCGATGATAAAGTTGTTGCAATCGAAGGTCCTCTTGCGAGTTCTATGGCGCTATCAATCAAAAGATTCGCAAACGATACTAAAACACCTACCGTAACTCAAATCGCTACTAACCCGAGAGTTACAAAAAACACTAAATATATCACAAGGGCGTGTTTTACTGATGATTTCCAAGGTACCGTAGCTGCTAAATATGCATTAAAACATCATCTAAATAACGCTGTTGTAGTATTCGATATGAAACAAGATTATTCTGTAGGTCTTGCAAAAGCATTCCAAAAAGCTTATAAAAAAGGCGGAGGAAAAATCTTAAAAGTACTTTACATCAACTCAGGTGATAAAGACTTCAACGCTCAAGTAGCACAAATTAAAAGATTAAATCCAAAATTCATCTATACACCTATTTATGCACCTGAAGAAGGACTATTCCTAAGACAATTAAGAGCTGCCGGAGTAAAAGCTCCTGTAATGGGTGGAGACGGTATTGCAGACCCTGGACTACTTAAAAAACTTGCAGGAAGCGCTGCAAACGGTGTAATGTATACAGACCACTTCGACGCGGCTAAAGCTCCGACTCCATTATCAGCTCAATTCATTAAAGATTTCAAAGCTAAATACGGAAGACTTCCAAGTGCATTCGCAGCAACCGGAGCTGACGGATATCTATTGATTTACAACGCTGTAAAACAATGTGATACAAATGCTAATAAAGCGGATTTGGCTAAATTCAAAGCTTGTGTAAACAACGCTATAAGACATACTAAAAATCTTGAAGCGGTAACAGGATATTTGACAATTGATCCTAATACAGGAAACCCAATCAATAAACCTGCGGTTATCGAAAAAATCGTTGATGGAAAAACTGAGTTCGTAGAACTTGTAAAACCATAA